One region of Deinococcus planocerae genomic DNA includes:
- a CDS encoding DUF2087 domain-containing protein, whose amino-acid sequence MTKSIAAFQDDYGRITGWPSDRRRAHQLAILDHLTGLFEPGRRYPEAEVQALLRDHSTMDDVGVLLTELVDGDYLATDGGTYWRADARPVGGVEADG is encoded by the coding sequence ATGACCAAGAGCATCGCCGCCTTTCAGGACGACTATGGCCGCATCACCGGCTGGCCCTCCGACCGCCGCCGCGCGCACCAACTGGCGATCCTCGACCACCTGACGGGCCTGTTCGAGCCGGGTCGGCGCTACCCGGAAGCCGAGGTCCAGGCCCTGTTGCGGGATCACAGCACGATGGACGATGTGGGCGTTCTGCTCACCGAACTCGTGGACGGCGACTATCTGGCGACAGACGGCGGCACGTACTGGCGCGCGGACGCCCGACCCGTGGGCGGGGTGGAGGCCGATGGCTAA